A window from Candidatus Hydrogenedentota bacterium encodes these proteins:
- a CDS encoding type II toxin-antitoxin system HicB family antitoxin: MHNEFTAIVEQAGKWFIAYSPEIPGANGQGKTKAECLKNLAEAIDLILADRREDALRGLPTTAMRELVAVG, translated from the coding sequence ATGCACAATGAGTTTACAGCAATCGTGGAACAGGCCGGGAAGTGGTTCATTGCCTACAGTCCCGAGATTCCGGGAGCTAACGGACAGGGTAAGACAAAGGCGGAATGCCTGAAGAACCTGGCTGAGGCCATCGATTTGATACTAGCTGATCGTCGGGAAGACGCACTGCGCGGTTTGCCGACAACAGCAATGCGGGAATTGGTGGCGGTTGGATGA